The proteins below are encoded in one region of Penicillium psychrofluorescens genome assembly, chromosome: 4:
- a CDS encoding uncharacterized protein (ID:PFLUO_005920-T1.cds;~source:funannotate): MRAVLPGRPPAKLWSFSTALWDGLRVVAYISGHALVILGGPQTLLQTIYVDDTDSLEAVAFDEATGNIAVCGGPDVFVYQPYGLKGETLKWSLVHTFRANDNDEPISTLSWGSPNELLVGNSSLTLWILDENEDPRLLWKRELASPVKFAQFSPDASLVVTVGAYDRLAKVWRRLSFSADEIRFEISYLPHPNLVTGLHWRLPYHREQSVDNVLYTMCADNKIRVWAVTDHHALSPLQFWADIDMNSSVQPRDASENDQGSQRRYGFILDSRDFCSATERAVERHTGNKENHALEHLIEVANKSPEICVVIDGQGHMAAWALEDVGSRVKTNMSVFNILHVEGLDFGFLPGLTKGEDYAQIHAFQSTTSDDTLSILVHHFDGRIEWYDSHVDVLFDPAPRKKRIIPKSSWTGHTAPVKKIVRNATGDTLVSRTSENKAMIWKQKRRGSGSFLSHKSVLLSDEHIHRTCVIENCNLLVNLHHDGISLWDTSSYHAKRLASLPFTLSSKPLCVLPIPTEASTGVAYIATIDANMDGIAWELRWPAQNGGLDKNKEDQCQLRKFCDFNMGLKEDLAYILPVDPAGPKTETSGFFDTFSADIALSYTHSGIVRTWTAKVDQENAQVEWLLKSTVGTGIENPSLASASSIRKAALVDEGRTHLTIWDTNNAQLEFEEHFAQNDIIRDLDWTSTPDKQSILAVGFPHKVVLLSQLRYDYLDSRPSWTQVREIWIRDLTPHPIGDSCWLSNGHLVIGAGNQLFVYGKDIDVGDRLVSELRMPSRGLPSVDLFDLVSRINGPLPVFHPQFLAQCILSGKTNLVHAILRNLHRKLKFYTEGDDLDGILEMPLEDFYEEQDAPQQAALKEMRSSYVDAVEDETSVMDEASATALNENLAHIALPQLSSHEQFRLADIIECVATVEKHRRSMDDNAARYLLFFRQHMLRRSQGVANKDTVSWREIVWAFHSGSQDILTDLVSRQFNGKMTWKAARESGIFMWLSDPTALNAQLEVVARNEYTKTEERNPLDCSLYYLALGKKNILQGLWRIAHWHREQAATQRLLANDFKEARWKTSALKNAYALLGKRRFEYAAAFFLLADHPRDATNVLMNQVGDLQLAIAISRAFEGDSGPVLKEILEERVLPEAATGGNRWMASWAFWMLGRRDMAVRSLISPVETLLSPATPASPGSPGRVPLQSKSYLSNDPALVILYQQLREKTLQTLKGASQVHPREEWNFVLRNARLYDRMGCDLLALDLVRRWEFLHPLPPRTPAQVQEDGVDYRKLLRRRSSLVVADMPVRRPAVTTTSQALKAAETEEDDQAKQQPQKPKPPPTVFHEPDANSLLDSFGF; this comes from the exons ATGCGAGCGGTACTGCCGGGGCGGCCCCCAGCCAAGCTCTGGTCGTTCAGCACGGCGCTGTGGGATGGCCTGCGCGTTGTT GCGTACATCTCCGGCCACGCGCTGGTCATTCTTGGTGGCCCGCAGACGCTCCTTCAAACGATCTACGTCGATGATACGGACTCTCTCGAAGCAGTAGCTTTTGATGAGGCTACGGGTAATATTGCTGTGTGTGGGGGACCGGATGTCTTTGTGTATCAGCCATATGGCCTCAAAGGCGAGACCTTGAAG TGGTCTCTTGTTCATACCTTCCGCGCCAACGATAACGACGAACCGATCTCCACTCTCTCGTGGGGTTCCCCGAACGAGCTTCTTGTGGGCAATTCGAGCCTCACGCTTTGGATCCTGGATGAAAATGAAGATCCGCGCCTACTTTGGAAACGGGAGCTTGCAAGCCCGGTCAAATTCGCGCAGTTCTCCCCCGATGCGTCGCTGGTAGTGACCGTCGGAGCGTATGATCGTTTGGCGAAGGTATGGAGACGGCTTAGCTTTAGTGCAGACGAAATCCGATTCGAGATCTCGTACCTGCCCCATCCAAATCTCGTGACGGGGTTGCACTGGCGCTTGCCCTACCACCGGGAACAATCCGTCGATAATGTCTTGTACACCATGTGCGCCGATAACAAGATTCGAGTGTGGGCAGTTACGGATCATCATGCGCTTTCACCCCTGCAGTTTTGGGCGGATATTGATATGAATTCCTCGGTTCAGCCTAGAGATGCGTCCGAGAATGATCAAGGCTCCCAACGACGGTACGGGTTCATCTTGGACAGTCGCGATTTCTGCTCTGCTACGGAGCGCGCGGTGGAAAGACACACAGGGAACAAGGAAAACCATGCCCTGGAGCATCTCATTGAAGTCGCGAACAAGAGCCCGGAGATTTGTGTGGTGATTGATGGCCAGGGTCATATGGCCGCTTGGGCTTTGGAGGATGTCGGCTCCAGAGTCAAGACCAATATGAGTGTCTTCAACATCCTGCATGTGGAGGGCTTGGATTTTGGATTCTTGCCTGGCCTCACTAAGGGGGAAGATTACGCCCAAATCCATGCGTTTCAGAGCACCACTTCGGATGACACGCTCAGCATACTCGTCCATCATTTTGACGGCCGTATTGAATGGTACGACTCACATGTGGACGTTCTCTTTGACCCAGCACCACGCAAGAAACGAATCATCCCGAAATCATCTTGGACTGGACATACCGCCCCCGTCAAGAAAATTGTTCGAAATGCCACAGGTGACACGCTCGTTTCGCGAACCAGTGAGAACAAAGCCATGATTTGGAAGCAAAAGCGTCGGGGCAGCGGATCTTTCTTGAGCCATAAGAGTGTGCTGCTCTCGGATGAGCACATCCACCGGACCTGCGTGATTGAGAATTGCAACCTTTTGGTCAATCTCCACCACGATGGGATTTCGCTATGGGACACCAGCTCCTATCACGCAAAAAGACTCGCCTCTCTTCCGTTTACCCTATCAAGCAAGCCACTATGTGTGCTACCGATCCCAACCGAAGCAAGTACGGGAGTGGCATATATTGCAACCATTGATGCGAACATGGATGGTATTGCGTGGGAACTTCGATGGCCTGCCCAAAATGGCGGCCTAGACAAGAACAAAGAAGATCAGTGCCAATTGCGGAAGTTTTGCGACTTCAATATGGGCTTGAAAGAAGACCTGGCATACATCCTTCCTGTGGATCCCGCAGGCCCGAAAACCGAGACATCTGGGTTCTTCGACACGTTTTCTGCAGACATTGCTCTCTCCTACACGCATAGCGGAATCGTTCGTACTTGGACCGCTAAAGTCGACCAGGAAAACGCCCAGGTCGAGTGGCTACTCAAATCGACGGTCGGGACAGGCATTGAGAACCCATCTTTGGCCAGTGCAAGCTCTATCAGGAAAGCTGCATTGGTGGACGAGGGCCGGACTCATCTCACAATCTGGGACACGAACAACGCCCAGCTGGAATTTGAAGAGCATTTTGCCCAGAATGACATCATTCGAGATCTCGATTGGACATCCACTCCTGATAAACAGTCCATCCTTGCCGTGGGATTCCCTCATAAGGTTGTTCTCCTATCCCAGCTTCGGTATGACTATCTCGACTCTCGACCATCGTGGACACAAGTTCGTGAGATCTGGATCAGAGACCTCACACCGCACCCCATCGGAGATTCTTGCTGGCTGTCAAACGGTCATCTGGTCATTGGCGCCGGCAACCAGCTGTTTGTATATGGCAAGGACATTGACGTCGGGGACCGGCTTGTCTCCGAGCTTCGCATGCCGTCTCGTGGCTTGCCATCGGTTGACCTGTTCGATCTTGTCAGTCGTATCAACGGACCTTTGCCCGTCTTTCATCCACAATTCCTGGCGCAATGCATTCTGTCTGGGAAGACCAATTTGGTGCATGCTATCCTGAGAAATCTACATCGGAAACTGAAATTCTACACGGAAGGTGATGATCTggatggcatcctggagATGCCGCTCGAAGATTTCTACGAAGAGCAAGAT GCCCCTCAACAAGCAGCATTGAAAGAGATGCGCTCTTCCTATGTCGATGCTGTCGAGGACGAGACATCTGTAATGGATGAAGCTTCAGCGACCGCACTCAATGAGAACCTAGCACACATAGCATTGCCGCAACTATCAAGTCACGAACAATTTCGCCTGGCGGATATCATCGAGTGTGTTGCAACAGTTGAGAAGCATCGACGGTCGATGGATGACAATGCAGCTCGCTatctccttttctttcgaCAGCATATGCTTCGACGAAGTCAAGGGGTAGCAAACAAAGACACCGTCTCCTGGCGAGAGATTGTTTGGGCTTTCCACAGCGGCAGCCAGGATATTTTGACCGATCTTGTTTCGCGGCAGTTCAATGGCAAGATGACATGGAAGGCTGCTCGCGAGAGCGGCATCTTCATGTGGCTCTCAGATCCGACGGCTTTG AATGCACAACTTGAAGTCGTGGCACGAAACGAGTATACGAAGACCGAGGAACGCAACCCTCTCGACTGCTCTCTGTACTATCTCGCGCtcggaaagaagaatatcTTGCAAGGCCTGTGGCGTATAGCACACTGGCACCGCGAACAAGCAGCCACCCAGCGCTTGCTAGCCAATGACTTTAAAGAAGCGCGGTGGAAGACGTCCGCCCTAAAAAACGCCTATGCATTGCTAGGCAAACGGCGATTCG AATATGCTGCGGCATTTTTCCTGCTTGCTGATCACCCTCGCGATGCGACCAATGTCCTCATGAACCAAGTTGGGGATCTTCAGCTCGCGATTGCTATTTCACGGGCTTTTGAGGGAGACAGCGGGCCTGTCCTTAAGGAAATATTAGAAGAGAGGGTCCTCCCCGAAGCCGCCACAGGTGGAAATCGGTGGATGGCCTCGTGGGCTTTCTGGATGCTCGGACGACGAGATATGGCTGTCCGGTCTTTGATATCTCCCGTTGAAACTCTTCTCTCGCCGGCAACCCCAGCCTCTCCCGGTAGCCCGGGCCGAGTTCCTCTACAGTCCAAATCCTATCTCTCCAACGATCCGGCTTTGGTCATTCTCTACCAACAGCTCCGCGAGAAGACCCTGCAAACCCTGAAGGGTGCATCTCAAGTTCATCCGCGGGAAGAATGGAACTTTGTCTTGCGCAACGCTAGACTCTACGACCGGATGGGTTgcgaccttctcgccctcgaccTGGTACGCCGCTGGGAATTCCTGCACCCGCTGCCACCTCGAACTCCAGCGCAGGTGCAGGAGGACGGGGTGGATTACCGGAAACTGCTGCGTCGGCGGAGCAGTCTGGTCGTCGCCGACATGCCAGTGCGACGACCCGCTGTTACTACTACCTCGCAGGCCCTGAAAGCTGCtgagaccgaggaagatgatcagGCCAAGCAGCAACCGCagaagcccaagccgccACCGACCGTGTTCCATGAGCCGGATGCCAATTCCCTGCTTGATAGTTTTGGATTCTAG